From a single Nicotiana tabacum cultivar K326 chromosome 8, ASM71507v2, whole genome shotgun sequence genomic region:
- the LOC142163438 gene encoding putative F-box protein At1g53550, protein MICCSIGFDPITKKPKVFKAHVRNYEARYWIFTIGVDKSWREIFDCAKSIPGSNFVCIGGVFYFVNRLIGMPYNIVAFSAGNEKFMRRITLPDQALTSILPQKITEIKGQIAVLDQKFFEGDVKVSLYVLKGIDETERWVKHIIKLPSNLRGTSIWPLFKTNSKGEIVLITRSTSTPSTILDIFLYDIAKKKWREVAINRSYDQELLGMNRIAVLLNFV, encoded by the coding sequence ATGATTTGTTGCTCCATTGGTTTTGATCCCATCACCAAGAAACCTAAAGTATTCAAGGCACACGTTAGGAATTATGAAGCGAGATACTGGATTTTCACCATAGGAGTGGACAAATCGTGGAGAGAGATTTTTGATTGCGCTAAATCTATTCCTGGAAGCAATTTTGTTTGTATTGGCGGAGTCTTTTATTTTGTAAATCGACTAATTGGAATGCCGTATAATATAGTTGCATTCAGTGCTGGAAATGAAAAGTTCATGAGAAGGATCACATTGCCTGATCAGGCATTGACATCAATACTTCCAcaaaaaataacagaaataaaggGACAAATTGCAGTTCTAGATCAAAAATTTTTTGAAGGCGATGTCAAGGTCAGTTTGTATGTTCTCAAGGGTATTGATGAAACTGAGAGATGGGTGAAGCACATAATTAAGCTACCATCAAATTTAAGAGGGACAAGTATATGGCCTTTATTTAAGACCAATTCTAAGGGAGAGATTGTATTAATTACACGCAGTACTAGTACTCCTAGTACGATTTTGGACATATTCTTATATGACATTGCAAAGAAAAAATGGAGAGAAGTCGCGATAAATCGAAGTTATGACCAAGAACTCCTTGGGATGAATCGGATTGCTGTTTTGCTAAACTTTGTGTAG